Genomic segment of Zingiber officinale cultivar Zhangliang chromosome 11B, Zo_v1.1, whole genome shotgun sequence:
TTGAGAAGAAATATGTAAATATGTTAGAAAAAATACCATCCTATAGAAAAATATAGTAGGCAAGAATAATGTATTTTGGTCGTCTTTACTGATGCACAGATGGAGATGCAAGAATTATTGAGGACAAATCATGAAAATGCTCCTATGCCAAAGAATTTAGGGGAAGTGATATAGAGAGAATAGAGATATGAGAGTATCAGAGGAATGATGTAATAGATCCAATCCCAAAGAAGACAAAATTGAATACTGATTGTTTTTGTTTCCAAGTTAATGCTCATGAAttattatgaaagaaaataagaaatcaTTTCTCTCAGTTAAATCCTCTTGCTAAAATACTGTCTGATACTTTCTACCAGGAAAATTCAACTGTTTTTCTTAAGgtttatttaatttagttaatttatttgataaataatataaattaattagtttaTCCATGATGTGGCAACTCTAGTCGGTATCCCAATAACATGTTTGCAAAATCCACACATAGAGTCGGACTTTTTTCTTTTAGCTCAGCCAGTGTACAATAGTTCACTGTAAAAAAGTTAATGAATTTGTTGACTATACTGACAGAAGTTTTTATAACACCATTTTTGGGGGTTTCGTTCATGCACTCTTCATTTTTATAGGATATGAATGTATGAGTTTCACCATTATCCATTATGCTTTTATCCTCAAAGGATATAGATCTTGTTGTATAATCTAGTTAGGTAGAGAGTAGATGTCACATGGGTGGAGCTAAGGACAACTTGATGTGTGTGGACCAACCTCATGTGATATTTGAGTAGTTCTACATTTGGCATATGTTGAATATCAACAACCTACGTTGTATTATATGGAGCTCATCGAGTGGCATCCTAATGAATTTCGTTTTATTATAACTATTATGTTGAAACTTGCAGTCTTCATTGCCCATCTTCATTCTCAATCTTCTatccatttttgaaaaaaaaagaactaTTATTGTTACAATCCATGTTGAAACATGTTGatcttaaaatatatttatatatatggccCTTTTCTGTAGAATCATAGGCCAGCTGATACTGTGGAGGATTTTCATAGTGACCGTGATATATCAACTGAAGTTACTGAACCTGTTAAAGCTAGGACAGGAAGGTGGGAAAGAATAACCTTTAAGATTGTCTTGTCATATCATGGATGGTCATTTGATGGGTGGCAAAAGCAGCCTGGTTTGCACACTGTTCAAGGGTAAGCTGTGTGACAGTAATGATGCACAGTGGTTTGGTTGTATTGGCTATTTCATTCAAGAAGGATACCTACTGTAACTTCCAATGGTGGTTCAACTTGTCTATTTatgattttcttcttttcttctacaGAGTTGTAGAACAATGTCTTGGCAGGTTTGTCGATGAGAAGAAAGCTAAGCAATTAAAAGAGAGGTCCATGCCTGTTGAAGGATGTATTGTTGTTGCTGGACGCACAGACAAGGGAGTGACTGCACTGCAACAAGTTTGTTCATTTTGTTAGTTCAACTTACAGTCATATATATTTGTTTTGCATTTTACCTGTCaatcatttaatttattttaaacctaaataGGTATTCAATCACATGCTGTCTTTCAAATTATGTACATGGGAATATCATTCCAGAGTCTCTTTTAATTTTCTGCATTCTCAAGCATATATATATGGTATTCTTggcatctgttttttttttttttttttttttttttttgagagagAGAGCATGTAGTGCACTATGCTGAATGAAATCATTGATCGTATTGGGAAGTTTTTCTAGACGCAGTGCAGTTATTTGTACAATAGAGTTTGGCAAAACCATGATACACTTCAAGAACAGAAGGTAGGGACAGTATTATTTAGGCATGCAGTCTGGTTCCAGTACAAAGAAAGCAAGATTCTTTGAATTGTTCCCACCTTTTTGtctttgttcttttttgttaccAGAGTTGCTAATTTCAAAGATAGGTAAACCATATAAAAATTTCCTTCTCTTATAGCACTGAAATCCATCAAATCTTGTGTTGGTTATGATTCCAGATGTGAGCTTATTGTTCTGAGTCTATCTATTGTAAACATCACACCTAAAAGTTGGTTCGGTTTTTCATATGCTGTTGTTAACTTACATCAGGAAAATTATTCTGCTTGCTTATGTGCGGCAGTAGCTTGTTAACAGGATGTTTACTGCTTCTATTCAACTTGTTTTGCTTCATGAAAAATGTTATCGGAGTTTTAAATGTTTTTACCAGCCAATTCAATATAATTCAGTACATAATACTAATTGGAGGGAAAATTCTTTTTTTGCAAAGCAGACTTTCTGGGCACTATTACTATCTGCGATTGACTCTGGAGATTCAATTCATTGAATAGTGGAACAAATGAATTCCTGTAGGCAGATATGCATGTGAACATTTGTAACGAACCTGTAGATCTCTCTTTTTCTCTGAATCACCAGTCCCTTTGATGCACACTTGTTGCTGTTCTATTCGAATAGATGATTTATGGATTTTCATTTATAGAATCATATTATTTGTCATTGAGATGAAAGTTGACTTTACTTTTTAATCATAGAAATGCAAACTTATTCTCTATATCTGCCTAATTACATCTTTTGCAATTAACTAGATACCTGGAGAAAGGATGTCAGTTGTGGAGATATAATGCATAGCATCAATGAAGTAGCTCCAGGAAAGATTAGAGCTTTGGAAGTCACTGGGGTAGGTTTCTTTATATTATAATCACTGATTGAAGTAGTCAGAGACTAAggtttattttatattaataagCTAAAGTTGTGTTGTCTAATCTAAAGGAGTTTACTTTGGTAATTATCTTTGAATCATGCTGTATAGAGCAAGTTTATTATAGAATGTTATCATTAGCATTCCAAAGTGCTTTGAGGCCTAAAAGTACTTTGGAAAGCATTCCTATATGCATTCTAAATATAGCTTGTGAATTGATAATTTATCTGTAGTTGTTTGAAGCCTGTTGAGAAGAGTAAGTCCATCGTTTAATAATAGATATGTTTCTGTTATATGTAGGGCTTCAGCATAGACATTGATTTTTGTTTTTCTGGTTATAGAAAATAGTAAATTTTCACTCAGAAAAACAAGATTGGCTAAGACTTCTAACCAAGATGACCTACTAGTACTAGTAGTGCAAGAGTTGTGACTTCAACAATGCAGTGCTCTAGATTAAAGTTGACAATTGATCTTATTCTTATTTTCAAAAGAGTTAAATTTTCTTGAATATAGTCTTCTGAACTCTCCCTCAAATTGAAGATAGCACGGGATGCTTAAGTTTGTGACAAATGAAGAGAAATTATGAAGGTTACTGATAATCTAATCAGAACAAGTATAATATCTTCTCAATTTAATCCTGTTAAGTGTCTTCTTTTGTGAACATCCTGCTTCTCAACCTTTACCTACTAGATGCTTGTCTCTATTTTAGTGGTCATTATTCTTCAGCATGAGTAAATACCTTAACATTTCTTGGTTtcatttttgtgtttcttttccGTTAAGTGGGAAATTGTTTTATTCCTAGGAAAGATCcatttttaatcacattttaaaaTCTGATTAATAGGCTTCATTCGGTATTGTATCTATAGTTAATTTTCTGATGGAAAAACATTCGTCTTCAGGTTTCACGTGTATTTCATCCCAATTTTGCAGCTACATGGAGGCAATACTTTTACATTCTTCCCCTTAATGATAATGAGGAATTAATCACAAGGTGTTTTGAAGGGCACTGGTCAAATAGCTCCATTGGGTGTGAGGATGATCAGATGAATGAACTGCAGGAAAACCATCCAGTTGAGAAAGAGCAGCAATTAACTTCCTCCCATCTAAATGAAGATGGCTGCCCAGCTATTTCTGAATTAAAACCAAGGAGCTTTAGTATAAGCAAGGTGGACCAACTCCTACAACAGCTTGAAGGAAAGTCATTATCATACAAAATGTTTGCACGTGATACAAAAGCTTCAAGAAGCAGGTTAGAGGGGTTATTCTTTATCACATAATAATACTAAATGAAACAGGCTCTGACATGGACCGAATATTTTTTCTAAGGACAAAAGATGCCATATGGAATGAAAGTGATTGAGAGGAAGTGTGCTTAAGGTGTGTGTGGTTTAGTAAGGATATCACTGGATGACATGTTTTCttattaggtttttttttttctaattgacTATAAATAtgaacttaggattttttttttttgcaactttTAGTAACTGCTAGTCTATCTTGGAGCAGCAGTAATGTTCTTTCTGTTTTGTGTCTGCTCTAGATTGACTTCACTTCTCAC
This window contains:
- the LOC122034074 gene encoding tRNA pseudouridine synthase A-like, which encodes MGIFFSMKCRDDKDESPRSPVRISRIIDNFQAIRRDPSDIAYVDHLRPDVVRAGPHLPSGAQYLRDDRYPNPHANHRPADTVEDFHSDRDISTEVTEPVKARTGRWERITFKIVLSYHGWSFDGWQKQPGLHTVQGVVEQCLGRFVDEKKAKQLKERSMPVEGCIVVAGRTDKGVTALQQVCSFYTWRKDVSCGDIMHSINEVAPGKIRALEVTGVSRVFHPNFAATWRQYFYILPLNDNEELITRCFEGHWSNSSIGCEDDQMNELQENHPVEKEQQLTSSHLNEDGCPAISELKPRSFSISKVDQLLQQLEGKSLSYKMFARDTKASRSSGPATECFMFHARAAETKIRCNLEDYENCQRVMCVELVANRFLRKMVRVLVATAIREAAAGADDDALIKLMDATCRRATAPPAPPDGLCLLNVGYGEFKEKFCLIR